One genomic region from Esox lucius isolate fEsoLuc1 chromosome 24, fEsoLuc1.pri, whole genome shotgun sequence encodes:
- the LOC105009064 gene encoding sodium/hydrogen exchanger 9B2-like isoform X2 gives MSVSSMSDSSPCCSCSCFKQMKQRCPRPHGFLAHAVTKVVMGALLFGLVWSITEQCYPGGNLFGIIILFLSAVCGGKLVELIQLPTIPPFPPLLGMLLTGLILRNVPYVTDAVHIEQAWSAALKSIALAIILTRAGLGLDPTALSRLKAVCLRVAVGPCTLEASTVAVMSHFLMGLPWIWAFILGFILSAVSPAVVVPSMLLLQKDGYGVEKGIPTLLMAAGSFDDILAITGFSTCLGVAFATGSTWMNILKGVLEVVGGSVAGLLLGLFICFFPSLDQEDVVLRRSAMLLGLAVFAVFGSRVSGFPGAGGLCTLVMTFLASLGWGTEKAPVAAVVGRFWDVFQPLLFGLIGAEITISTLNPNTVGLGMVCLVVGLVIRLLVTFLMVFFGGFNMKEKLFISVAWLPKATVQAAVGSKALDMARLSGDEVLVKYGLDVLTVAVLAILTTAPIGALGIGLAGPKLLRKHIQSDPEVVMDTPQKENATFESKL, from the exons ATGTCGGTCTCTTCGATGTCAGACTCTTCCCCCTGCTGCTCGTGTTCCTGCTTCAAACAAATGAAACAGCGATGTCCCCGACCACACGGCTTTCTGGCCCACGCTGTCACTAAGG TGGTTATGGGAGCGTTGTTGTTTGGACTGGTCTGGTCCATCACTGAGCAGTGCTATCCAGGGGGGAATCTGTTCGGCATCATCATCTTGTTTCTCTCTGCCGTGTGTGGAGGAAAACTGGTGGAATTGATCCAACTACCAACAATACCCCCGTTTCCACCTCTACTTG gtatgTTACTAACAGGTCTCATTCTCCGTAATGTTCCGTACGTAACGGATGCAGTCCACATTGAGCAGGCCTGGTCAGCGGCTCTGAAGAGCATCGCTCTGGCCATCATACTGACCCGTGCTGGACTGGGCCTTGATCCCACG GCTCTCAGCAGGCTCAAGGCGGTGTGTTTGCGAGTGGCAGTTGGACCGTGTACATTGGAGGCCTCAACAGTAGCTGTGATGTCACACTTCCTGATGGGCCTGCCCTGGATCTGGGCATTCATACTGGG gtttaTCCTCAGTGCGGTTTCTCCAGCTGTGGTCGTTCCCTCCATGTTGTTGCTCCAAAAGGATGGTTACGGGGTGGAGAAGGGAATCCCCACCCTCCTGATGGCTGCTGGGAGTTTTGATGACATCTTGGCCATCACAGGGTTTAGTACCTGTCTGGGTGTGGCCTTCGCTACAg GCTCTACCTGGATGAACATACTAAAAGGTGTACTAGAG GTGGTTGGGGGGTCGGTGGCTGGACTGCTCCTAGGACTCTTCATCTGTTTCTTTCCCAGTCTGGACCAG GAGGATGTGGTTCTGAGGAGGAGTGCCATGTTGCTGGGTCTGGctgtgtttgctgtgtttggTAGTCGAGTGTCTGGTTTCCCTGGAGCAGGAGGTCTCTGTACTCTGGTCATGACCTTCCTAGCTTCCCTGGGCTGGGGGACAGAGAAG GCCCCAGTAGCAGCTGTAGTGGGAAGGTTCTGGGATGTCTTCCAGCCACTGCTGTTTGGACTGATAGGAGCAGAGATCACAATATCTACACTGAACCCCAACACAGTAG gtcTGGGCATGGTGTGTCTGGTTGTGGGTCTGGTCATTAGACTCCTCGTCACGTTCCTCATGGTTTTCTTCGGAGGCTTCAACATGAAGGAGAAACTGTTCATCTCTGTGGCCTGGCTCCCCAAAGCCACTGTCCAG GCAGCAGTAGGTTCTAAAGCACTAGACATGGCCCGTTTATCCGGGGATGAGGTTCTGGTGAAGTATGGTCTGGATGTTCTGACTGTGGCGGTTCTGGCCATCCTCACGACAGCACCTATAGGAGCTCTGGGGATCGGCCTGGCAGGACCCAAACTACTGAGAAAACACATACAga
- the LOC105009064 gene encoding sodium/hydrogen exchanger 9B2-like isoform X1, whose protein sequence is MIRLMPANKCEETMSVSSMSDSSPCCSCSCFKQMKQRCPRPHGFLAHAVTKVVMGALLFGLVWSITEQCYPGGNLFGIIILFLSAVCGGKLVELIQLPTIPPFPPLLGMLLTGLILRNVPYVTDAVHIEQAWSAALKSIALAIILTRAGLGLDPTALSRLKAVCLRVAVGPCTLEASTVAVMSHFLMGLPWIWAFILGFILSAVSPAVVVPSMLLLQKDGYGVEKGIPTLLMAAGSFDDILAITGFSTCLGVAFATGSTWMNILKGVLEVVGGSVAGLLLGLFICFFPSLDQEDVVLRRSAMLLGLAVFAVFGSRVSGFPGAGGLCTLVMTFLASLGWGTEKAPVAAVVGRFWDVFQPLLFGLIGAEITISTLNPNTVGLGMVCLVVGLVIRLLVTFLMVFFGGFNMKEKLFISVAWLPKATVQAAVGSKALDMARLSGDEVLVKYGLDVLTVAVLAILTTAPIGALGIGLAGPKLLRKHIQSDPEVVMDTPQKENATFESKL, encoded by the exons ATGATCCGCCTCATGCCAGCCAACAAAT GTGAGGAAACCATGTCGGTCTCTTCGATGTCAGACTCTTCCCCCTGCTGCTCGTGTTCCTGCTTCAAACAAATGAAACAGCGATGTCCCCGACCACACGGCTTTCTGGCCCACGCTGTCACTAAGG TGGTTATGGGAGCGTTGTTGTTTGGACTGGTCTGGTCCATCACTGAGCAGTGCTATCCAGGGGGGAATCTGTTCGGCATCATCATCTTGTTTCTCTCTGCCGTGTGTGGAGGAAAACTGGTGGAATTGATCCAACTACCAACAATACCCCCGTTTCCACCTCTACTTG gtatgTTACTAACAGGTCTCATTCTCCGTAATGTTCCGTACGTAACGGATGCAGTCCACATTGAGCAGGCCTGGTCAGCGGCTCTGAAGAGCATCGCTCTGGCCATCATACTGACCCGTGCTGGACTGGGCCTTGATCCCACG GCTCTCAGCAGGCTCAAGGCGGTGTGTTTGCGAGTGGCAGTTGGACCGTGTACATTGGAGGCCTCAACAGTAGCTGTGATGTCACACTTCCTGATGGGCCTGCCCTGGATCTGGGCATTCATACTGGG gtttaTCCTCAGTGCGGTTTCTCCAGCTGTGGTCGTTCCCTCCATGTTGTTGCTCCAAAAGGATGGTTACGGGGTGGAGAAGGGAATCCCCACCCTCCTGATGGCTGCTGGGAGTTTTGATGACATCTTGGCCATCACAGGGTTTAGTACCTGTCTGGGTGTGGCCTTCGCTACAg GCTCTACCTGGATGAACATACTAAAAGGTGTACTAGAG GTGGTTGGGGGGTCGGTGGCTGGACTGCTCCTAGGACTCTTCATCTGTTTCTTTCCCAGTCTGGACCAG GAGGATGTGGTTCTGAGGAGGAGTGCCATGTTGCTGGGTCTGGctgtgtttgctgtgtttggTAGTCGAGTGTCTGGTTTCCCTGGAGCAGGAGGTCTCTGTACTCTGGTCATGACCTTCCTAGCTTCCCTGGGCTGGGGGACAGAGAAG GCCCCAGTAGCAGCTGTAGTGGGAAGGTTCTGGGATGTCTTCCAGCCACTGCTGTTTGGACTGATAGGAGCAGAGATCACAATATCTACACTGAACCCCAACACAGTAG gtcTGGGCATGGTGTGTCTGGTTGTGGGTCTGGTCATTAGACTCCTCGTCACGTTCCTCATGGTTTTCTTCGGAGGCTTCAACATGAAGGAGAAACTGTTCATCTCTGTGGCCTGGCTCCCCAAAGCCACTGTCCAG GCAGCAGTAGGTTCTAAAGCACTAGACATGGCCCGTTTATCCGGGGATGAGGTTCTGGTGAAGTATGGTCTGGATGTTCTGACTGTGGCGGTTCTGGCCATCCTCACGACAGCACCTATAGGAGCTCTGGGGATCGGCCTGGCAGGACCCAAACTACTGAGAAAACACATACAga
- the LOC105009064 gene encoding sodium/hydrogen exchanger 9B2-like isoform X3 translates to MIRLMPANKCEETMSVSSMSDSSPCCSCSCFKQMKQRCPRPHGFLAHAVTKGMLLTGLILRNVPYVTDAVHIEQAWSAALKSIALAIILTRAGLGLDPTALSRLKAVCLRVAVGPCTLEASTVAVMSHFLMGLPWIWAFILGFILSAVSPAVVVPSMLLLQKDGYGVEKGIPTLLMAAGSFDDILAITGFSTCLGVAFATGSTWMNILKGVLEVVGGSVAGLLLGLFICFFPSLDQEDVVLRRSAMLLGLAVFAVFGSRVSGFPGAGGLCTLVMTFLASLGWGTEKAPVAAVVGRFWDVFQPLLFGLIGAEITISTLNPNTVGLGMVCLVVGLVIRLLVTFLMVFFGGFNMKEKLFISVAWLPKATVQAAVGSKALDMARLSGDEVLVKYGLDVLTVAVLAILTTAPIGALGIGLAGPKLLRKHIQSDPEVVMDTPQKENATFESKL, encoded by the exons ATGATCCGCCTCATGCCAGCCAACAAAT GTGAGGAAACCATGTCGGTCTCTTCGATGTCAGACTCTTCCCCCTGCTGCTCGTGTTCCTGCTTCAAACAAATGAAACAGCGATGTCCCCGACCACACGGCTTTCTGGCCCACGCTGTCACTAAGG gtatgTTACTAACAGGTCTCATTCTCCGTAATGTTCCGTACGTAACGGATGCAGTCCACATTGAGCAGGCCTGGTCAGCGGCTCTGAAGAGCATCGCTCTGGCCATCATACTGACCCGTGCTGGACTGGGCCTTGATCCCACG GCTCTCAGCAGGCTCAAGGCGGTGTGTTTGCGAGTGGCAGTTGGACCGTGTACATTGGAGGCCTCAACAGTAGCTGTGATGTCACACTTCCTGATGGGCCTGCCCTGGATCTGGGCATTCATACTGGG gtttaTCCTCAGTGCGGTTTCTCCAGCTGTGGTCGTTCCCTCCATGTTGTTGCTCCAAAAGGATGGTTACGGGGTGGAGAAGGGAATCCCCACCCTCCTGATGGCTGCTGGGAGTTTTGATGACATCTTGGCCATCACAGGGTTTAGTACCTGTCTGGGTGTGGCCTTCGCTACAg GCTCTACCTGGATGAACATACTAAAAGGTGTACTAGAG GTGGTTGGGGGGTCGGTGGCTGGACTGCTCCTAGGACTCTTCATCTGTTTCTTTCCCAGTCTGGACCAG GAGGATGTGGTTCTGAGGAGGAGTGCCATGTTGCTGGGTCTGGctgtgtttgctgtgtttggTAGTCGAGTGTCTGGTTTCCCTGGAGCAGGAGGTCTCTGTACTCTGGTCATGACCTTCCTAGCTTCCCTGGGCTGGGGGACAGAGAAG GCCCCAGTAGCAGCTGTAGTGGGAAGGTTCTGGGATGTCTTCCAGCCACTGCTGTTTGGACTGATAGGAGCAGAGATCACAATATCTACACTGAACCCCAACACAGTAG gtcTGGGCATGGTGTGTCTGGTTGTGGGTCTGGTCATTAGACTCCTCGTCACGTTCCTCATGGTTTTCTTCGGAGGCTTCAACATGAAGGAGAAACTGTTCATCTCTGTGGCCTGGCTCCCCAAAGCCACTGTCCAG GCAGCAGTAGGTTCTAAAGCACTAGACATGGCCCGTTTATCCGGGGATGAGGTTCTGGTGAAGTATGGTCTGGATGTTCTGACTGTGGCGGTTCTGGCCATCCTCACGACAGCACCTATAGGAGCTCTGGGGATCGGCCTGGCAGGACCCAAACTACTGAGAAAACACATACAga